From the Kogia breviceps isolate mKogBre1 chromosome 3, mKogBre1 haplotype 1, whole genome shotgun sequence genome, one window contains:
- the TUBGCP4 gene encoding gamma-tubulin complex component 4 isoform X1, with amino-acid sequence MIHELLLALSGYPGSIFTWNKRSGLQVTQDFPFLHPSETSVLNRLCRLGTDYIRFTEFIEQYTGHVQQQDHHPSQQGQGGLHGIYLRAFCTGLDSVLQPYRQALLDLEQEFLADPHLSISHVNYSLDQFQLLFPSVMVVVEQIKSQKIHGCQILETVYKHSCGGLPPVRSALEKILAVCHGVMYKQLSAWMLHGLLLDQHEEFFIKQGPSSGNVSAQPEEDEEDLGIGGLTGKQLRELQDLRLIEEENMLAPSLKQFSLRVEILPSYIPVRVAEKILFVGESVQMFENQNVNLTRKGSILKNQEDTFAAELHRLKQQPLFSLVDFEQVVDRIRSTVAEHLWKLMVEESDLLGQLKIIKDFYLLGRGELFQAFIDTAQHMLKTPPTAVTEHDVNVAFQQSAHKVLLDDDNLLPLLHLTIEYHGKEHKDATQAREGPSRETSPREAPASGWAALGLSYKVQWPLHILFTPAVLEKYNVVFKYLLSVRRVQAELQHCWALQMQRKHLKSNQTDAVKWRLRNHMAFLVDNLQYYLQVDVLESQFSQLLHQINSTRDFESIRLAHDHFLSNLLAQSFILLKPVFHCLNEILDLCHSFCSLVSQNLGPLDERGAAQLSILVKGFSRQSSLLFKILSSVRNHQINSDLAQLLLRLDYNKYYTQAGGTLGSFGM; translated from the exons GTGACACAGGACTTCCCATTTCTCCATCCCAGTGAAACCAGTGTCCTGAATCGACTCTGCCGGCTGGGCACAGACTACATTCGTTTCACTGAGTTCATTGAACAGTACACGGGCCATGTGCAGCAGCAG GATCACCATCCATCTCAGCAGGGCCAAGGTGGGTTACATGGAATCTACCTAAGGGCCTTCTGCACGGGGCTGGATTCAGTTTTGCAGCCTTATCGCCAAGCACTGCTTGATTTGGAACAAGAG TTCCTGGCTGACCCCCATCTCTCCATATCACATGTCAATTACTCCTTAGATCAG TTCCAGCTCCTTTTCCCCTCTGTGATGGTTGTAGTAGAACAAATTAAAAGTCAAAAG ATCCATGGTTGCCAAATCCTGGAAACAGTGTACAAACACAGCTGTGGAGGTTTGCCTCCTGTTCGCAGTGCACTAGAAAA AATCCTGGCCGTGTGTCACGGGGTCATGTATAAGCAGCTCTCAGCCTGGATGCTACATGGACTCCTCTTGGACCAGCACGAAGAGTTCTTTATCAAACAGGGTCCATCTTCTGGTAATGTCAGTGCCCAGCCAGAAGAGGATGAGGAGGATCTGGGCATTGGGGGACTGACAGGAAAACAACTGAGAGAACTCCAGGACTTG CGCCTGATAGAAGAAGAGAACATGCTGGCACCATCTCTAAAACAGTTTTCTCTGCGAGTGGAGATTCTGCCCTCCTACATTCCAGTGAGGGTTGCTGAAAAAATTCTGTTTGTTGGAGAATCTGTCCAGATGTTCGAGAATCAAAATGTAAACCTGACTAGGAAAG GATCCATTTTGAAAAACCAGGAGGACACTTTTGCTGCAGAGCTGCATCGTCTCAAGCAGCAACCCCTCTTCAGCCTGGTGGACTTTGAGCAGGTGGTGGATCGTATACGTAGTACTGTGGCTGAG CATCTCTGGAAGCTGATGGTGGAAGAGTCAGATTTACTGGGTCAGCTGAAG ATCATTAAAGACTTTTACCTTCTGGGACGTGGAGAACTGTTTCAGGCCTTCATTGATACAGCTCAACACATGTTAAAAACACCACCCACTGCAGTAACTGAACATG ATGTGAATGTGGCCTTCCAACAGTCGGCACACAAGGTGCTGCTAGATGATGACAACCTCCTCCCTTTGTTGCACTTAACAATCGAGTATCATGGAAAGGAGCATAAAG ATGCTACTCAGGCAAGAGAAGGGCCTTCTCGGGAAACTTCTCCCCGGGAAGCCCCCGCATCCGGCTGGGCAGCCCTAGGTCTTTCCTATAAAGTGCAGTGGCCACTACACATTCTCTTCACACCTGCTGTCCTGGAAAA GTACAATGTTGTTTTCAAGTACTTGCTGAGTGTGCGCCGGGTACAAGCTGAGCTGCAGCACTGCTGGGCCCTACAGATGCAGCGCAAGCACCTCAAGTCCAACCAGACTGATGCAGTCAAGTGGCGCCTAAGAAATCACATGGCCTTCTTGGTGGATAATCTTCAGTACTACCTCCAG GTTGATGTGCTGGAGTCTCAGTTCTCACAGCTGCTTCATCAAATCAATTCTACCCGAGACTTTGAAAGCATCCGATTGGCTCACGACCACTTCCTGAGCAATTTGCTGGCCCAGTCCTTTATCTTGTTGAAACCT GTATTTCACTGCCTGAACGAAATTTTAGATCTCTGCCACAGCTTTTGCTCGCTGGTCAGTCAGAACCTGGGCCCACTGGATGAACGTGGGGCCGCCCAGCTGAGCATCCTGGTGAAG GGTTTTAGCCGCCAGTCTTCACTCCTATTCAAGATTCTCTCCAGTGTTCGCAATCATCAGATCAACTCGGATTTGGCTCAACTACTGTTACGACTAGATTATAACAAATATTACACCCAGGCTGGTGGCACCCTGGGCAG tttcGGGATGTGA
- the TUBGCP4 gene encoding gamma-tubulin complex component 4 isoform X2, whose amino-acid sequence MIHELLLALSGYPGSIFTWNKRSGLQDHHPSQQGQGGLHGIYLRAFCTGLDSVLQPYRQALLDLEQEFLADPHLSISHVNYSLDQFQLLFPSVMVVVEQIKSQKIHGCQILETVYKHSCGGLPPVRSALEKILAVCHGVMYKQLSAWMLHGLLLDQHEEFFIKQGPSSGNVSAQPEEDEEDLGIGGLTGKQLRELQDLRLIEEENMLAPSLKQFSLRVEILPSYIPVRVAEKILFVGESVQMFENQNVNLTRKGSILKNQEDTFAAELHRLKQQPLFSLVDFEQVVDRIRSTVAEHLWKLMVEESDLLGQLKIIKDFYLLGRGELFQAFIDTAQHMLKTPPTAVTEHDVNVAFQQSAHKVLLDDDNLLPLLHLTIEYHGKEHKDATQAREGPSRETSPREAPASGWAALGLSYKVQWPLHILFTPAVLEKYNVVFKYLLSVRRVQAELQHCWALQMQRKHLKSNQTDAVKWRLRNHMAFLVDNLQYYLQVDVLESQFSQLLHQINSTRDFESIRLAHDHFLSNLLAQSFILLKPVFHCLNEILDLCHSFCSLVSQNLGPLDERGAAQLSILVKGFSRQSSLLFKILSSVRNHQINSDLAQLLLRLDYNKYYTQAGGTLGSFGM is encoded by the exons GATCACCATCCATCTCAGCAGGGCCAAGGTGGGTTACATGGAATCTACCTAAGGGCCTTCTGCACGGGGCTGGATTCAGTTTTGCAGCCTTATCGCCAAGCACTGCTTGATTTGGAACAAGAG TTCCTGGCTGACCCCCATCTCTCCATATCACATGTCAATTACTCCTTAGATCAG TTCCAGCTCCTTTTCCCCTCTGTGATGGTTGTAGTAGAACAAATTAAAAGTCAAAAG ATCCATGGTTGCCAAATCCTGGAAACAGTGTACAAACACAGCTGTGGAGGTTTGCCTCCTGTTCGCAGTGCACTAGAAAA AATCCTGGCCGTGTGTCACGGGGTCATGTATAAGCAGCTCTCAGCCTGGATGCTACATGGACTCCTCTTGGACCAGCACGAAGAGTTCTTTATCAAACAGGGTCCATCTTCTGGTAATGTCAGTGCCCAGCCAGAAGAGGATGAGGAGGATCTGGGCATTGGGGGACTGACAGGAAAACAACTGAGAGAACTCCAGGACTTG CGCCTGATAGAAGAAGAGAACATGCTGGCACCATCTCTAAAACAGTTTTCTCTGCGAGTGGAGATTCTGCCCTCCTACATTCCAGTGAGGGTTGCTGAAAAAATTCTGTTTGTTGGAGAATCTGTCCAGATGTTCGAGAATCAAAATGTAAACCTGACTAGGAAAG GATCCATTTTGAAAAACCAGGAGGACACTTTTGCTGCAGAGCTGCATCGTCTCAAGCAGCAACCCCTCTTCAGCCTGGTGGACTTTGAGCAGGTGGTGGATCGTATACGTAGTACTGTGGCTGAG CATCTCTGGAAGCTGATGGTGGAAGAGTCAGATTTACTGGGTCAGCTGAAG ATCATTAAAGACTTTTACCTTCTGGGACGTGGAGAACTGTTTCAGGCCTTCATTGATACAGCTCAACACATGTTAAAAACACCACCCACTGCAGTAACTGAACATG ATGTGAATGTGGCCTTCCAACAGTCGGCACACAAGGTGCTGCTAGATGATGACAACCTCCTCCCTTTGTTGCACTTAACAATCGAGTATCATGGAAAGGAGCATAAAG ATGCTACTCAGGCAAGAGAAGGGCCTTCTCGGGAAACTTCTCCCCGGGAAGCCCCCGCATCCGGCTGGGCAGCCCTAGGTCTTTCCTATAAAGTGCAGTGGCCACTACACATTCTCTTCACACCTGCTGTCCTGGAAAA GTACAATGTTGTTTTCAAGTACTTGCTGAGTGTGCGCCGGGTACAAGCTGAGCTGCAGCACTGCTGGGCCCTACAGATGCAGCGCAAGCACCTCAAGTCCAACCAGACTGATGCAGTCAAGTGGCGCCTAAGAAATCACATGGCCTTCTTGGTGGATAATCTTCAGTACTACCTCCAG GTTGATGTGCTGGAGTCTCAGTTCTCACAGCTGCTTCATCAAATCAATTCTACCCGAGACTTTGAAAGCATCCGATTGGCTCACGACCACTTCCTGAGCAATTTGCTGGCCCAGTCCTTTATCTTGTTGAAACCT GTATTTCACTGCCTGAACGAAATTTTAGATCTCTGCCACAGCTTTTGCTCGCTGGTCAGTCAGAACCTGGGCCCACTGGATGAACGTGGGGCCGCCCAGCTGAGCATCCTGGTGAAG GGTTTTAGCCGCCAGTCTTCACTCCTATTCAAGATTCTCTCCAGTGTTCGCAATCATCAGATCAACTCGGATTTGGCTCAACTACTGTTACGACTAGATTATAACAAATATTACACCCAGGCTGGTGGCACCCTGGGCAG tttcGGGATGTGA
- the TUBGCP4 gene encoding gamma-tubulin complex component 4 isoform X3, whose translation MPFDMVRWLRMSCFLHGSRFLADPHLSISHVNYSLDQFQLLFPSVMVVVEQIKSQKIHGCQILETVYKHSCGGLPPVRSALEKILAVCHGVMYKQLSAWMLHGLLLDQHEEFFIKQGPSSGNVSAQPEEDEEDLGIGGLTGKQLRELQDLRLIEEENMLAPSLKQFSLRVEILPSYIPVRVAEKILFVGESVQMFENQNVNLTRKGSILKNQEDTFAAELHRLKQQPLFSLVDFEQVVDRIRSTVAEHLWKLMVEESDLLGQLKIIKDFYLLGRGELFQAFIDTAQHMLKTPPTAVTEHDVNVAFQQSAHKVLLDDDNLLPLLHLTIEYHGKEHKDATQAREGPSRETSPREAPASGWAALGLSYKVQWPLHILFTPAVLEKYNVVFKYLLSVRRVQAELQHCWALQMQRKHLKSNQTDAVKWRLRNHMAFLVDNLQYYLQVDVLESQFSQLLHQINSTRDFESIRLAHDHFLSNLLAQSFILLKPVFHCLNEILDLCHSFCSLVSQNLGPLDERGAAQLSILVKGFSRQSSLLFKILSSVRNHQINSDLAQLLLRLDYNKYYTQAGGTLGSFGM comes from the exons ATGCCTTTTGATATGGTCAGGTGGTTAAGAATGAGCTGTTTTCTGCATGGCTCAAGG TTCCTGGCTGACCCCCATCTCTCCATATCACATGTCAATTACTCCTTAGATCAG TTCCAGCTCCTTTTCCCCTCTGTGATGGTTGTAGTAGAACAAATTAAAAGTCAAAAG ATCCATGGTTGCCAAATCCTGGAAACAGTGTACAAACACAGCTGTGGAGGTTTGCCTCCTGTTCGCAGTGCACTAGAAAA AATCCTGGCCGTGTGTCACGGGGTCATGTATAAGCAGCTCTCAGCCTGGATGCTACATGGACTCCTCTTGGACCAGCACGAAGAGTTCTTTATCAAACAGGGTCCATCTTCTGGTAATGTCAGTGCCCAGCCAGAAGAGGATGAGGAGGATCTGGGCATTGGGGGACTGACAGGAAAACAACTGAGAGAACTCCAGGACTTG CGCCTGATAGAAGAAGAGAACATGCTGGCACCATCTCTAAAACAGTTTTCTCTGCGAGTGGAGATTCTGCCCTCCTACATTCCAGTGAGGGTTGCTGAAAAAATTCTGTTTGTTGGAGAATCTGTCCAGATGTTCGAGAATCAAAATGTAAACCTGACTAGGAAAG GATCCATTTTGAAAAACCAGGAGGACACTTTTGCTGCAGAGCTGCATCGTCTCAAGCAGCAACCCCTCTTCAGCCTGGTGGACTTTGAGCAGGTGGTGGATCGTATACGTAGTACTGTGGCTGAG CATCTCTGGAAGCTGATGGTGGAAGAGTCAGATTTACTGGGTCAGCTGAAG ATCATTAAAGACTTTTACCTTCTGGGACGTGGAGAACTGTTTCAGGCCTTCATTGATACAGCTCAACACATGTTAAAAACACCACCCACTGCAGTAACTGAACATG ATGTGAATGTGGCCTTCCAACAGTCGGCACACAAGGTGCTGCTAGATGATGACAACCTCCTCCCTTTGTTGCACTTAACAATCGAGTATCATGGAAAGGAGCATAAAG ATGCTACTCAGGCAAGAGAAGGGCCTTCTCGGGAAACTTCTCCCCGGGAAGCCCCCGCATCCGGCTGGGCAGCCCTAGGTCTTTCCTATAAAGTGCAGTGGCCACTACACATTCTCTTCACACCTGCTGTCCTGGAAAA GTACAATGTTGTTTTCAAGTACTTGCTGAGTGTGCGCCGGGTACAAGCTGAGCTGCAGCACTGCTGGGCCCTACAGATGCAGCGCAAGCACCTCAAGTCCAACCAGACTGATGCAGTCAAGTGGCGCCTAAGAAATCACATGGCCTTCTTGGTGGATAATCTTCAGTACTACCTCCAG GTTGATGTGCTGGAGTCTCAGTTCTCACAGCTGCTTCATCAAATCAATTCTACCCGAGACTTTGAAAGCATCCGATTGGCTCACGACCACTTCCTGAGCAATTTGCTGGCCCAGTCCTTTATCTTGTTGAAACCT GTATTTCACTGCCTGAACGAAATTTTAGATCTCTGCCACAGCTTTTGCTCGCTGGTCAGTCAGAACCTGGGCCCACTGGATGAACGTGGGGCCGCCCAGCTGAGCATCCTGGTGAAG GGTTTTAGCCGCCAGTCTTCACTCCTATTCAAGATTCTCTCCAGTGTTCGCAATCATCAGATCAACTCGGATTTGGCTCAACTACTGTTACGACTAGATTATAACAAATATTACACCCAGGCTGGTGGCACCCTGGGCAG tttcGGGATGTGA